One Thermoplasma volcanium GSS1 genomic window carries:
- a CDS encoding nitrate/sulfite reductase gives MDDDLEKYFKEFMKIMPTEDLYFEAVRDIVKDLIKEYIKKKMNEDETIRKDLARVIEEFMDARIKEYDAVASMAKIVAKIGLVSAPDDVKEQVYNDFITMFQKEIEGIIKKTL, from the coding sequence TTTAGAAAAATATTTTAAGGAATTTATGAAGATAATGCCTACCGAGGATCTTTATTTTGAGGCAGTGAGGGACATAGTTAAAGACTTGATCAAAGAGTACATTAAGAAAAAAATGAACGAAGACGAGACTATAAGGAAGGATCTCGCGAGGGTTATAGAGGAGTTCATGGATGCAAGGATCAAGGAATACGATGCAGTTGCCAGCATGGCAAAGATAGTTGCAAAGATCGGCCTTGTCAGTGCACCCGATGACGTGAAGGAACAGGTATACAACGATTTCATCACCATGTTTCAAAAGGAAATAGAGGGGATAATTAAGAAGACGCTATGA